ACCTCGTGGTGCTGCTCGGCATCGGCAGCGCGTCCGGCGAGGAGACCGACCAGTCCGGCGCGCTCCAGCAGCTCGCCGCGGTCCCCGGCGGGATCGTGCTGCTGTGGGTCGTCGCGGTCGGCACCGCGGCGCTCGCCCTGCGCCTGGCGGTCGAGGCGGTAGTCGGCGGTCGGTCGGACAGCACCCGCGCCTGGGCCGCCCGCGCGAAGGACGCCGGCAAGGCCGTGGTCTACGGCGTCGTGTCGTACACGGCGGTGACCTTCGCGCTCGGTGCCGGCAAGAGCTCGAGCGGCTCGAGCCGGGGCGCCGCGGCGCAGGCCCTCGCGACGCCCGGCGGGGTGTTCGTGCTCGTCGCGGCCGGCGTCGTGGCGATCGCGATCGGTGTCAGTCTCGTCGTGACCGGGGTCCGTCGCTCCTTCCGCAAGCAGCTCGTGCCGCTGCCGAGCACCATCGACCGGCCCGTCACGGTGCTCGCGATCGTCGGCTACGTCGGCAAGGGCATCGCGGTCGTGGTCGTCGGCGTGCTCATCGTCGTGGCGGCGTTCCGGAGCGACCCGAGCCAGGCGACGGG
The Curtobacterium citreum genome window above contains:
- a CDS encoding DUF1206 domain-containing protein; protein product: MSDQAERAARETGRQARRIADSRWFETTARAGFVGSGIVHLLVGYLVVLLGIGSASGEETDQSGALQQLAAVPGGIVLLWVVAVGTAALALRLAVEAVVGGRSDSTRAWAARAKDAGKAVVYGVVSYTAVTFALGAGKSSSGSSRGAAAQALATPGGVFVLVAAGVVAIAIGVSLVVTGVRRSFRKQLVPLPSTIDRPVTVLAIVGYVGKGIAVVVVGVLIVVAAFRSDPSQATGLDGAFQVIHGMPGGGVVLVLVGIGFLAYGVYSFFRAKYARL